A region from the Malus domestica chromosome 07, GDT2T_hap1 genome encodes:
- the LOC139197478 gene encoding uncharacterized protein yields the protein MSSKRDPAWEHGDPIDGNKHGTICKYCGRVMKSGGVTRLKYHLSGLDPSKNVQRCDNVPPEVKAFISTLLKNKKQQKEKMTQGMENIRAGLRGEVYGQAVDSDEDDDEDECDDDMGPEERRSLKQALRASKQSAWEREHLHKIPNRGQGSGTSGGAQMRRGGSLRESQPTPPIAPSLYKSSNARQKSVWSYFKGGNVKEGMGRLISKFFIYENVPAAKASSHHFKNMVVGCQQAGVGVQPPTPYEIRNKYLDMEYKDIGEYVNKLRSKWETNGCTIMCDGWTGPTRLSIINFMVYSKGKTIFLKSVDASDHIKNYKYIYKLLRDVIMEVGEHNVVQVVTDNGSAFVKAGKKLMKHHNVFWTSCAAHCIDLMFEAMGKRENVATVVKRARTITNYIYNHGWLLAKMREFCRGEIIRPATTRFATNYIALNSLLKKKAGLKQLFTSDDWANHNFSRSNTGRMVESIVLDHAFWSQTEHVCQVFEPLYKVLRIVDTEVYPTMGAVYELMRVVKDELERKHGARWVVKIIEDRWYKTLYHDLHAAAYYLNPRYQYRPGVGDDGNLIRAVHNVYNKLDPASPAVGQFGNELTWFKDARRTFGEPTSVAARTNMSPTEWWIMYGTDAPTVRKLAIKVLSQTASSSACERNWSTFALIHTKQRNKLAHSSLEKLVYCYYNMKLQIRDKEAEIDHVDRGDPLDVFDIVGEDDDTEGNQLFQWIRPLHLDDDEGNPAPRVAEEARNEGINVERVLEEEVGSSSTDSFEELLQPRPSNTGIPHFSNPTQPQHRADTNDSSSTRSGDSPTTGGGNDEGHSGAGGSGAGGSGGGYGNYYGPPPPGYMSPFTGEANFTHATQDDDHGSRRAGPGIGAIGKDYTRRERGKKILSSQEDDLLSRTSDSVGLGSSNYGYPHNQPFPYPSYPIPVGMESSDSWNQSQPQSSNDFSYGQPQPISDPYGWHINNYMQNYFGDLSFDNYSSQYTHSTHRDDEDSDKFEPHRNSMWF from the exons atgtcaagtaaacgtgatccagcttgggaacatggagacccaatagacggaaacaaacatggcacaatttgcaaatattgtggtcgggtaatgaagagtggcggagtgacacgactgaagtatcatcttagtggattagatccatcaaaaaatgtccaacgatgcgataatgtccccccagaagtgaaggcattcatcagcacattattaaaaaataaaaaacagcagaaggaaaagatgacacaaggaatggaaaatattcgagctgggctacggggagaagtctatggccaagcggttgacagtgatgaggatgacgatgaggacgaatgtgatgatgacatgggacctgaagaacgacgcagtttgaaacaagcattacgtgcctccaaacagtcagcatgggaaagagaacaccttcataaaattcctaataggggacaaggttccgggacaagtggtggtgcacaaatgagacggggaggcagtcttagagaatcacaaccaacaccaccaatagccccaagtttatataagtcatcaaacgcacgtcaaaagagtgtttggagttatttcaagggaggtaatgtgaaggagggaatggggcgtctaattagcaagttctttatctatgaaaatgtccctgctgcgaaggcttcatcacatcatttcaaaaatatggtagtgggatgtcaacaggccggtgttggagtacaacctcccactccctatgagataagaaacaaatatttggatatggagtataaagacattggcgagtatgttaacaagttgaggtcaaagtgggaaactaatggttgcacaatcatgtgtgacggatggaccggcccgaccagattatctatcatcaacttcatggtatactccaagggcaAGACAATTTTtctgaagtctgttgatgcttcagaccatataaagaattacaagtatatttacaaattattgagggatgtaatcatggaggtgggagagcataatgttgtccaagtcgtgaccgacaacggttctgcatttgtcaaagctggaaaaaagttaatgaagcatcataatgtgttttggacatcatgtgcagcacattgtattgatcttatgtttgaggcaatgggaaagagagagaatgttgctactgtggtcaaaagagctagaacgatcactaattatatttacaatcacggttggttgttggcaaagatgcgtgaattttgcagaggagaaattattcgtccagctaccactcgattcgccaccaactatattgcattaaacagcctactcaagaagaaagcagggttgaagcaactattcactagtgacgattgggccaaccacaatttcagccgctcaaatacaggtcgtatggtggaaagtatagtgcttgatcatgctttttggagtcaaacagaacatgtgtgtcaagtgtttgaacctctttacaaagttttacggatcgttgacacagaagtgtatcctactatgggggctgtatatgaattgatgcgtgtagtgaaggatgaattggaaagaaaacatggtgcaaggtgggtcgtaaaaataattgaagaccgatggtataaaacattataccacgatttgcatgcagcag catattatttgaatccccgataccaatatagacccggtgttggagatgatggtaaccttatacgtgctgtacataatgtatacaataaattagaccctgcatcaccagcagttggccaatttggaaatgag ctaacatggtttaaagatgcaagaagaacatttggagaaccaacatcagttgctgctcgaacaaatatgtctccta ctgaatggtggatcatgtatgggaccgatgcaccaactgtgagaaagttagcaataaaagtattatcacaaacggcttcctcatctgcttgtgaaagaaattggagcacatttgcactcatccacacaaagcaaagaaataagttggctcatagtagcttggaaaaattagtttattgctactacaacatgaagcttcaaattcgagataaggaagcagaaatcgatcatgtcgaccgtggtgacccactagatgtgtttgatattgttggtgaagatgatgatacggagggtaaccaactttttcaatggattagacctcttcatttagatgatgatgaaggcaacccagctcccagagttgctgaagaagcacgtaatgaagggataaatgtagaaagagtattagaggaggaggtgggatctagcagcacTGACTCTTTCGAAGAACTTTTGCAGCCAAGACCAagcaacactggaattccacatttttccaatcctacacaaccacaacatcgtgctgatactaatgatagctctagtacaagatcaggagactcacctaccaccggaggtgggaatgatgaaggacatagtggagctggaggtagtggagctggaggtagtggtggtggatatggaaactattatggaccaccacctcccggatatatgagccccttcactggtgaggcaaacttcacgcatgcaacccaggatgatgaccatggcagtaggcgggcaggaccaggaattggtgccatagggaaggactatactcgcagagaaagaggcaaaaagattttgtcaagtcaagaagatgacttgttatctagaacttcagactctgttggattgggaagtagtaactatggttatcctcataaccaaccatttccctacccttcatatcccattcctgttgggatggaatcgagcgactcatggaatcaatcccagcctcaatcttcaaatgatttttcttatggacaacctcaaccaatctcggatccatatgggtggcatattaacaattacatgcaaaactattttggggatttatcatttgataactactcttcacaatacactcattctacacatagagatgatgaagatagtgacaaatttgaacctcataggaactctatgtggttctaa
- the LOC103439692 gene encoding probable fructokinase-7: protein MANNLGPALDKKLVLCEDSKDASSDKKGGSQDDKSLVVCFGEMLIDFVPTVGGVSLAEAPAFNKAPGGAPANVAVGVARLGGSAGFIGKVGDDEFGYMLADILKQNNVDNSGVRFDPSARTALAFVTLRADGEREFLFFRHPSADMLLRESELDINLIKKAKIFHYGSISLIDEPCRSTHLAAMKIAKKSGCILSYDPNLRLPLWPSEDAALKGIMSIWDQADIIKISEDEIRFLTGGDDPCDDNVVLTKLFHPNLRLLVVTEGSEGCRYYTQKFHGRVGGVKVKPVDTTGAGDAFVGGVLNSIASNLSLFQDEKGLREALLFANACGALTVTERGAIPAMPTREAVLQCLKQAAEKK, encoded by the exons ATGGCTAATAATCTCGGCCCAG CTCTGGACAAAAAATTGGTTTTGTGTGAAGATTCTAAAGATGCATCCTCAGATAAAAAAGGAGGGTCACAAGATGACAAGTCCCTGGTTGTTTGCTTTGGGGAAATGCTAATTGACTTTGTGCCCACCGTTGGTGGAGTTTCACTTGCTGAAGCACCTGCTTTTAATAAAGCTCCTGGTGGTGCTCCTGCTAATGTCGCTGTTGGAGTCGCAAGACTGGGTGGTTCAGCAGGTTTCATAGGCAAG GTAGGTGATGATGAATTTGGATACATGTTGgctgacattttaaaacaaaacaatgtTGACAATTCTGGCGTGCGATTTGACCCCAGTGCAAGAACTGCATTGGCATTTGTTACACTCAGAGCTGATGGAGAGCGTGAATTCCTTTTTTTCCGTCATCCAAGTGCTGATATGCTTCTACGTGAATCAGAGCTTGACATAAATCTTATTAAGAAG GCAAAAATTTTCCATTACGGTTCAATTAGTTTAATTGATGAACCATGCAGGTCAACCCATCTTGCTGCAATGAAAATTGCCAAGAAGTCTGGTTGCATCCTTTCTTATGATCCAAATTTAAGATTGCCATTGTGGCCATCAGAAGATGCCGCACTGAAAGGCATAATGAGTATATGGGATCAAGCAGATATTATCAAG ATAAGTGAGGATGAGATTAGATTCCTGACTGGTGGTGATGATCCTTGCGATGATAATGTGGTGTTAACGAAGCTTTTTCATCCTAATCTTAGACTTTTGGTAGTAACTGAAGGATCAGAGGGTTGCAGATATTACACACAG AAATTCCATGGGCGGGTTGGTGGTGTTAAAGTTAAACCTGTTGACACAACTGGTGCTGGTGATGCATTCGTTGGTGGGGTACTGAACAGCATAGCTTCTAACTTGAGTCTTTTTCAG GACGAGAAGGGGTTACGAGAAGCTCTACTCTTTGCGAATGCATGCGGTGCGCTCACAGTAACAGAAAGAGGAGCCATTCCTGCAATGCCGACAAGAGAAGCCGTGCTCCAGTGCTTAAAGCAGGCTGCTGAGAAAAAGTAG
- the LOC103439693 gene encoding uncharacterized protein: MASNSNPSLQAEIGPDGLAREASVITYTEKIIENEQLQLRKYIEENYSKIRDVERELAQLSMEMKLTAGPKKSALEHLRKKIEMSTEKIHAAKLKEEQARKVWEAALQAVKDEEAIKQQLCEDLNQLVQESSSSQFTRLEELKRRLEAMNPSRSSASVSHDGKSMGPDAPTVPGSTESGGVTQNIPNPRNPGNVSVTNGHNQQAPVEGEGRGKKKSQFHGRGKGLGAVPKGRGPPPPGWTGAGFDA; this comes from the exons ATGGCGTCGAATTCGAATCCGTCGCTGCAGGCTGAGATCGGACCCGACGGCCTTGCTCGCGAGGCTTCTGTCATTACCTACACGGagaag ATAATCGAGAACGAACAGCTTCAATTAAGAAA ATATATTgaagaaaactattctaaaaTACGGGATGTCGAACGAGAGCTGGCACAGTTGTCAATGGAAATGAAACTCACAGCTGGGCCAAAAAAATCAG CTCTTGAACATTTGAGGAAGAAAATAGAGATGTCAACGGAGAAAATTCATGCTGCCAAGCTGAAGGAAGAACAAGCACGAAAG GTGTGGGAAGCAGCATTACAGGCTGTAAAGGACGAGGAAGCTATCAAGCAGCAGCTTTGTGAAGACTTAAACCAACTG GTGCAAGAAAGCAGCAGTTCTCAGTTTACGAGACTTGAGGAGTTAAAAAGACGACTTGAAGCTATGAACCCAAGCAGATCATCAGCTTCTGTTTCTCAT GATGGGAAATCAATGGGTCCAGATGCTCCTACAGTTCCGGGATCAACAGAATCAGGTGGAGTCACTCAAAACATCCCTAATCCAAGAAATCCTGGAAATGTTTCGGTCACGAATGGGCACAATCAACAGGCACCTGTTGagggagaaggaagaggaaagaagaAAAGTCAGTTCCACGGAAGAGGGAAGGGACTTGGAGCTGTGCCCAAGGGTAGGGGACCTCCTCCGCCCGGCTGGACAGGGGCTGGGTTCGATGCTTAG